The Onychomys torridus chromosome 2, mOncTor1.1, whole genome shotgun sequence sequence aaaagggagatcAACTGGgctttataaaaagtaaaacctTTTAGCATCAAGGTATACTATGAAAAATGTGAAACTCAACCACCCCAGAGGATGGAAATACTTATGAACTACAGATCTGATAAATGTTAAATGTGAAGAATACATAAAAGAGCCTTATAAGTTAACAAcagaaagacaacacaataaaatCATTTGCAAAGGAAGCATGTATGAGACACATAACTAATACTCTAgcccttgagaggctgagacaagagagtCTGAAGTTAAACagtagccaaggctacacagtaagtgcCAGGTTAGCCTGTGCTAATAGCAGTAACACAAAAGGGGTAAAAGACTCAAACAATCACTTCCTCAGAGACACACAAATGGCCAACATGCACTAGAAAGGTGTTCATTATCATTAACCATTGATCAAATCATTAATTAATTCAAAACTACAAAGGGATACCACCTCCTGCTTGCTAGGATGGCTATAGCTCCAAACTCAGCACCAGCAACACCAGACACTGCTGTCTGGAAAATAAGCTAGTGTAGGGTAAGTAGCCACAGCATTATTGTATGAATTATTATATATGCTACTCTTAGATCCACACTCAcatgaaacacatttaaaaatctgGCCCCGGCATATTTACAGCTGCATTGGAGAGGTAAGAATAGCTCAGCCACCCACTAACTATGAAGGGATAACAAACTACCACTCTGTGAAAAGGGGACAGCGTGCTAGCAAAGCTACAGCCTGGATGAGCATGGAAACACACGAAGGTTGAATATGTCATACCTAGGTTAGGCAAGCCCAAAGACACaaagcaggaagagggaagtgaGCGGTTATGAAATGAGTGCAGTGTGCATCTCAGCAGTGACAAGAGTTCTGGACTCAGGAAGATGCGCCTGTTGTCCAACCCAGTGACTACACTAAACAGGCTATACATGAATGAGAGACTTTAAAAGGCTTAATTGTGCTATGGGGATTTTacctcaaacaacaaaaactcaatCTCTTTAAAATTCCTTTACTTTCTAAAAAGGTACAATTTGAGTTTGCAAGTGACAGAATTAGTGTAAAGGTCTAAAATGCTTAGAATTAAGTTCATAAAGAAATCATCATATCAAAATCTTattgttgtagaacattattttaatgttacttttgttgatgttgcatttgtttaactctgtgaagctgtgttactgtgcctgtctaaaatacctgatgtctaataaagagctgaacagccaatagcaaggcaggaaaaagaatacctggggctggcaggcagagaggatatatagaaggagaaatctgggagaagggagagaaggagccagagaaggaggaggacatcaggggccagccccccagctacacagcaagccatggagtaagatttacagaagtaagagaagggaaaagctcagaggcaaaaggtagtgggataatttaagttaaggaaagctggcaagaaacaagccaagctaaggccaaacattcataattaagactaagcctccatgtgtgatgtatttgggagctgggtggcaggcccccaaaaagagcaaaaacagtaTCTAAGATAACTAGTTTTAAGACAATTAAAAGCAGAAAGATcgtgctgggggtggtggtgcgctgggcggtggtggtgcatgcctttagtcccagcacttgagaggcagaggcaggtgatctctgattTCAGGATAGtttggtgtacagagtgagtttgagaacagccagggctacacagagaaatcctgtaagAATACAGAAGTAGGGaactgggagatggttcagcagttaagagcactggctgcttactgagaacctgggtttggggCCCAGAACAGACACAGCAGCTGACAAccttctgcaactccagttccaaaggttttaatgccctcttctggcctctgcaggcactgcacgtacacatagtacacatacatggaggcaaaacatacacattaaaaacaaaacaaaaaacaaaaaacaaaacaaaaaaaaccttagtgTTTCAGCTCTTTTAGAATTTGTCTACCAGGTTTTCCAGCTTCTGTTGGGAAACCCCTaaggaaaaaacttaaaaaaaaaaaagaaaaaaaaaaggaatatggaAATACTGAATTTCTCACAGAATCTTCATTGTGGCCCTCTAAATACACATTTAGAAAGAAGACTTCGGATAAAGTAAAAATTTATACTCATTgatgatgatttttcttttttctaacattaaatttttaaaaattgtgtgtgtgagtgtctgggcaaatgcatgcaggtgcccttggaggccagagttAAAGACAGTTAAGTGGCCCAAATATGTGTACTTGTAATCCAACGTGCGTGGATCCTCTGCTagaatagcaagtgttcttaaccactgagccatctctccagctccaatgaCTTTTTCTGATAGAATTCTACAGAATTCCCATGTTTGTTTAACATTCACATTCTAGAATTTTAGAGCAGTACCTCATCTACTTGGTTTTGTGTCTGCTGGAGTCTTCGACTACTGCCAGTGGCAGCACTTGAACTTCCTGAAGGCGCACCTGTGGACCTGAAAGGTATGAGGCACAACCATGAGTATGATTCCCAATGTACTTAACGTAAACTAGATTTGGGAAGGCAAATAAGTAATCCCAACGCTCCTacggtgagatgggaggtggagacatcAGAGTTTTGGGCACTTGAGGGCCAGCGAGCCTGACACATATGCAGCACTGAacgtgagatactgtctcaaataaaGTGGTAGGTAGGCAAAGACTGACATCTGAAGCTGTCCTCTGCTTGCACACATATACcatggtgtgtgcgtgtgtgtgtgtgtgtgtgtgtgtgtgtgtgtgtgtgtgtaaactgttATGCTGGGGCTTAATCTTATTAATTCTtatactgaaattaaaaaaaaagcagtccTGCAGTAAGAAAGGCACTAATGCATTTTTAATAACTCCCAAGACTGTACCTGTTGATGGTGACCAAAGTCTGAAACATTCGTTGCACCAATGAAGTGCATGATCTCAAGACTGGATACCTCtactttctgtttttggttttgttttgttttttaattgctttaagggctggagagatagctcggatgttaagagcaccggctgctcttttcagaggacccgagttcaattctccactcacacggtggctcacaaccatccataatgagttctggtgccctcttttggcctgcaggcacacatggaggcagaacactgtatacatagtaataaataaataaatataaagaaaaatgctttaaGACACACATGTTTAAAGGCATTCAGTATTCTGCTCTTTCTGTTGTGGCAAGTACTGTCTTATAGTAAGAAGCAATCACAAAACAGCCCAAATGGAGTGGATTCAAAGCGCATGGAGGGTTCGTGTGAATGGAAAGGTGGGCTGAAGCAGTTCTCTCTGCTGGAGAGTCATCTTCCACAGGTTTGTCCAATGCTTTTTCACTCATGCCCGCTTTTCATAACTATTCTTGCTTTGAAGTCCCAAATGCCTCCATTAAACTCTTCTCTGTACCTGAGATGTGCCTTGCTACACAACAGTCGTCCCATCGTTGATACGACAGTTCTTTTAAGTCTGCACCGTGTGTAACACCAGGATGGCTGTCTCACAGAACTCAGGGTCTGAGAGCTAAACATGGGAACCGTGCTCTGGGGTGAACAGTACCCGTGTACTCCTCTCTTTGAAGAGAACAGTATTATCACCCTCATCTTATAAAAATGTAGAATGAACATGCAGGGCTGAAGTGAAGCCAGGTCCAGTTTAATTCTCTGAATGCAGACCTCGGGCTCTGCAGTTTGCACACGCAGTCCTACCAGGGACCTCTACAGTGGCGTCAACTTAGGGCAGAGGGACCTTACCGAGTCCTGCTGAACGTTACCGCTAGAAAccaatttcaaaacaaaagtgtTTATTGCTTAAAACGGAAGCGAAACCCATGTTCAAGTGATGCTGGGGGCGCAGCAGCTCCTCGGAGGGCCCCACCTGGGCCTCTGCACCACCGCAGAGCGAGCGCTCCCGGCCGCCCCCGCCCCTCTCGAGGACTTCGGGGAAGGAACCACGGGGTGTGGCGGCGGCTTCCTCTGGAAGCCGGTGCCCCACCCTCGCCCTTCGGCGTCTGCCCGCCAGCCGCGGGGCACTCCGGGACGTCGCGGCACCACGACTCGGCCCGCAGCGTCTGAGGGCAGAGCGCACCGCGGGGCCACCGCCCACCTCAGGCCCAGGGCGCTGCGCGCAGGCCCGCGAGGCCTCCACCCGAGTCCGGGTCCCGAGCGGCGGCCACCACGCTTGACGTGGGTCCCCGGAGGGGGCCGCCGCCCCCCGGAGCCCGCCTCGCCTCGCAGCGCGGCGCGTCACTCACATtttggcggcggcggcggcggcggcggcgactaGCCGAGGGTCGGCGGAGTGGTGCAGCGAGCAGCCGAGGCTGTGGAATGGGCGGGGCCGCGGTGACGTCACGAGCAGGGGCCGGACAGGAACCGACGAGGCGTTCCCAGCCGCGGAGGGCGCGCCGGAAGTGGGCGGGGCAGGAGTCGGGCCCAGGCGCAGCACTGCGGCTGGAACCTCCGGGCAGACCCGAGTGGGAGGGGTCAGAGCTCGGCGGGGAAGCAGCGCCCGCGCTGGAGTGGGCGGGGCTAGGGCGCGGCGCCTGCGCCTTTGGACTGGCTCCTCCACGCCCATGAATCACAACAGCTTCCTGAAGCGTCGCCGCTGCCCTGTCTCTAGCCCTGGAAAGGCAGTTTAGAGTAAGAAAGGATGCGTTTTACATTCCTTTGAGCCTGCATACGTTGTCCCTGGGTCGTGACAACATTAGAAACAAGCGTACGTGCCTAATGTTCCAGAATAATCGAGTGGTCCTGGGGAGACAACCAAAGTTCCTTTCAGAGAAAGTTAAGAGGGAATAGGAAGTCCATTTGGAGTCTTGACCTCAGGGTTTGGGGTAAGTCTCCTCTCATTTTCTCACTAGAGATGACAAATATTTGCCACAGCATGGTTATTACAATCCCTGAAGGGAGCCTTGACAGTGGGAAATccagtttcttcttttctgtaaTTCTCTGGCCCTAGCAGAGTAGGTACTCAACTTTTGGTCAAATGAGGTAATACACGTTGCAATGTATTCCAACATGCTTAAACAGGTCAGTTGGTGGATTTCTAAGTGAGAACCACAAAGCTGTCTTCCCCTTCAATATCGTAATTCAAAAAAGTTAAtgtgaagctgggcggtggtggtgcactcctttaatcccagcactcgggaggcagagccaggcggatctctgtgagttcgaggccagcctggtcagaaaccctgtctcgaaaacaacaaaacaaaacgaaacaaaaaagtTAATGTGTATTTGAAATGAGAGAGTGCCACATAAAGTGGGTTTTGGGTTGAGTGGTAGCTATGAAGGACGTTCTAGGTGAGTAGAAGTGGACATAGCCAGCGCAGAACAACTGGCGAATGTGGGGCTGGGCTTAAGTAAAAACAAGAGTGAACAGAGGGAAGACAAGCAAGACAATGGCATTTCAATGCAGTGGGCTCCAGAAAGTGTTAGGTTCTCCCATTGGAAGGTTCAGTGTGAAACTGGCACTAGTCCTGAGGCAGATCTGAAGTGAGGTACTCCTAGGGAGACAAGCACAACTCTGCAGTGAAGAGGCCTGGAACGATGATGAAAAGTACCTGGAAGGGAGGCCTAAGTGAGGTAAACTGGAAAAAGTCTTCTTTAAAAACCTACCCAGTAGAGCTGGGGAGTATAGcctagttggtagagtgcttgtctaacatgcaaaatcctgggcttgatccccagaaccacataaaaccTAGCCtgaggtggatctctgcgagttccaaggccagcctggtctaaagagtcagttccagggcagccagggctacacagagaaaccctgtctggaaaagggaaacaaaacccCAGCCTGTTGGCACCCATCATCTCAGCATTTGAAAGCTGTAGGTAAAAGGtaagaggttcaaggtcatccttgggctTAAACAGGGAATTTAGGGGTACTCTAGGCTACACGAGAAAAGGTGAGTTCAGAGTAAGATCCTTACTTATCTTTCAAGTAACTGCAGTTAAGACAAATGATTGATGTGTTGGGAGACCAGGCAATGTAGGTGGAAAGCAAATCATTTGGGAAAGTGGCTCTAAGTGAAACACTGGGTGTGGAAACACTGCATGTGGAAGGTAAAAAATACTTCCAGGTCTAACTATGACCTCAACCTCAACACCCTAGATTTCAGGTCAGGTTAAAGCAAAACACAGATAATAtggggaaattttcttcatttttaatttacagcagaaagaatataaagcattcagaaaacattttcca is a genomic window containing:
- the Vamp3 gene encoding vesicle-associated membrane protein 3, whose protein sequence is MGVEEPVQRRRRRALAPPTPARALLPRRALTPPTRVCPEVPAAVLRLGPTPAPPTSGAPSAAGNASSVPVRPLLVTSPRPRPFHSLGCSLHHSADPRLVAAAAAAAAKMSTGAPSGSSSAATGSSRRLQQTQNQVDEVVDIMRVNVDKVLERDQKLSELDDRADALQAGASQFETSAAKLKRKYWWKNCKMWAIGISVLVIVVIIIVVWSVS